One genomic window of Candidatus Pseudobacter hemicellulosilyticus includes the following:
- a CDS encoding lyase family protein: MNYRIEKDTMGEVQVPADALYGAQTQRSIDNFKIAQDTNRMPKEIIRAFAYLKKAAAITNFEAGVLPKEKSDLIGQVCDEILEGKLDAAFPLVVWQTGSGTQSNMNVNEVVAYRGHVIKGGLLTDKDKFLHPNDDVNKSQSSNDTFPTAMHIAAYKILMETTIPGIEKLRNTLAAKSNQFMQVVKIGRTHFMDATPAHRWTGIQWLCITTDPWPESH, from the coding sequence ATGAATTACCGGATAGAAAAAGATACCATGGGTGAAGTGCAGGTACCCGCAGATGCATTGTATGGCGCCCAAACCCAGCGCAGTATTGACAATTTCAAGATCGCTCAGGACACCAACAGAATGCCTAAAGAGATCATCCGGGCATTTGCCTACCTGAAAAAAGCCGCCGCCATCACCAATTTTGAAGCCGGGGTCTTACCCAAAGAAAAATCGGACCTGATTGGTCAGGTCTGTGATGAGATCCTGGAAGGTAAGCTGGATGCCGCTTTTCCCCTCGTGGTCTGGCAAACCGGCTCCGGCACACAGTCCAATATGAACGTGAACGAAGTAGTAGCTTACCGCGGGCATGTGATCAAAGGTGGACTGCTGACCGACAAGGATAAGTTCCTGCATCCCAATGATGATGTCAACAAATCCCAGTCTTCCAACGATACCTTCCCCACCGCCATGCATATTGCGGCTTACAAAATACTGATGGAGACCACCATCCCCGGTATCGAAAAGCTCCGCAATACCCTGGCCGCCAAAAGCAACCAATTCATGCAGGTGGTGAAGATAGGCCGCACCCACTTCATGGATGCCACCCCCGCTCACCGTTGGACAGGAATTCAGTGGTTATGTATCACAACTGACCCATGGCCTGAAAGCCATTAA
- a CDS encoding class II fumarate hydratase: protein MPPPLTVGQEFSGYVSQLTHGLKAIKNSLEHLSELALGGTAVGTGINTPPNYSENVAKHIASLTGLPFVTAENKFEALAAHDAIVEAHGALKTVAVSLMKIANDVRILSSGPRSGIGELFIPDNEPGSSIMPGKVNPTQCEALTMIAAQVMGNDVAISIGGASGHFELNVFKPVMIYNFLHSARLIGEGCVSFNDKCAIGLEPIEANIKKHVDNSLMLVTSLNTHIGYYKAAEIAQKAHKEGTTLKEMAVKLGYVTPEQFDQWVDPAKMVGNIN, encoded by the coding sequence ATGCCACCCCCGCTCACCGTTGGACAGGAATTCAGTGGTTATGTATCACAACTGACCCATGGCCTGAAAGCCATTAAGAATTCCCTGGAGCACCTCAGCGAGCTGGCCCTTGGCGGCACCGCCGTAGGTACCGGCATCAACACACCACCCAACTATTCCGAAAACGTAGCCAAACATATTGCCAGCCTTACCGGCCTGCCTTTTGTTACCGCCGAAAATAAATTTGAGGCCCTGGCCGCTCATGATGCTATTGTGGAAGCCCATGGCGCCCTCAAGACCGTAGCCGTCAGCCTGATGAAAATTGCCAATGATGTCCGCATCCTGTCCTCCGGCCCCCGCAGCGGTATTGGCGAGCTGTTCATTCCCGACAATGAGCCCGGCTCCTCCATCATGCCGGGCAAAGTGAACCCCACCCAGTGTGAGGCCCTCACCATGATCGCCGCCCAGGTAATGGGGAACGATGTGGCCATCAGTATCGGTGGCGCCTCCGGCCATTTTGAACTGAACGTGTTCAAACCCGTTATGATCTATAACTTCCTGCACAGCGCCCGCCTCATTGGCGAAGGCTGTGTCAGCTTTAACGACAAATGCGCTATCGGCCTGGAACCTATTGAAGCCAATATCAAAAAGCACGTGGACAATTCCCTGATGCTGGTGACCTCCCTCAACACACATATCGGATACTACAAAGCCGCCGAAATTGCACAGAAAGCCCATAAAGAAGGCACTACCCTGAAAGAAATGGCCGTGAAGCTCGGTTATGTAACACCTGAGCAATTTGACCAATGGGTTGACCCCGCTAAAATGGTGGGCAATATCAACTAA